TATTCCTATCTTTCTTCGGAGCAGAAACAAAAGGTCTGCTTTTGGAATCATCATACCTTAGTTTTACAGGTTTCAGGTCAACTTGTCTTGGAGACCTCAGAGCAGAATATTTCCATCTCTGCGGGAGAGGTTTTATTAATACGAAAAAATCAACTGGGAACCCTTACCAAAACACCTCTTCCCGGCGGACATTATGAAACTATCGTTATATCTCTGCAGGAAGATCTAATGCGTAAGATTATTTTGGAGGAGAGAATGGAGGCGGCTGGTAAATACATTGGACTTCCTAATTTGATAATCCCTCATAATGAATTTCTAAAAGGATATTTCCAGTCTATTGTTCCCTATGCCAGAAACTCAGGTGCTCAAATGACCGACGAAATGGGACTTTTAAAAGTGAAGGAAGGCATTAAACTTATGATTCTTGCCATGCCTGAACTACAAAACTTTCTATTCGATTTTTCTGAGCCTTACAAAATAGATCTTGAAAAATTTATGCTCAGCAATTATCATTTTAATATTTCGGTTGAAAAATTTTCCCAATTGACAGGAAGAAGCCTTTCAGGATTTAAGAGAGACTTCCAGAAAACATTTGGAATGCCCCCGCGAAAATGGCTGCAGGATAAAAGATTGAATGAGGCAAGACATCTCATCGAAAGTAAAAACCAACGTCCATCTTCCATTTATCTTGACCTGGGCTTTGAAAGCCTTTCTCATTTTTCCCATGCTTTTAAAAAGAAATTCGGAAAAGCACCTACATTAGTTTTGTAAAAAAATGATAATTAATACATATGCGGCTCTGAATAGTTTAAAACTATTCAGAGCCGGCTTTTATATGAGTCTGATACTATTTGATATTTTAATGTACCAGACTATATTTTCCAATCTAATTACCTAGTAATATCATACTATTTCCTATTTCTTAATTAAATCTTCATTTATAATTAAAAGACCGTTGAATCCAACGTAAGGCCTACTATTCCACTATTTTTTTTGATTTGTAGAATTAAAAGCCATAGACAAAAAATGAATAGAAATTATTTGTAAAAATGAATTTTGTAACTCTTGGTTAATTTGACTTAATCGAACCTAATCATCGATAAAAGTGTTTGAAGATACGCTCTTAAGGTCACAAGACCGACATTTGAAGATTTCACTCTTGGATGTCGGTTTTTTTTTGTCCTAATCCGTTATACATTTCGTATATAAATATATTGTTCCCTAATATTTACAAAAAATTGATTCCTTTTTTCATAGATTCTAAACACTAATATACTTTTTGAGTACTTCAAGAAGATCTGCCTGCTTTACAGGTTTGGGAAGAAAATCATTCATTCCGGCCTCAAGGCACTTTTCTTTTTCACCCAACACATTTCCTGCCGTAATGCCTATGATAGGTATATGTTCATATCCCGGCAGCATTCTGATATTGCGTGTTGCCTCAATACCGTCCATTATTGGCATCTGTACATCCATCATGATAATGGAAAAGTGTTTTTTCCTGCATTCTTCCAAAGCCTGTAGTCCATTGACTGCTTCCGTCAGATTTATATTGGGAGCAAAAGATTTCATTATCCTATTATTCAGGACCATATTTACTACGTTATCATCAACCAAAAGCACTTCTAATTCCGAGGTAAATACATGCGTAACTTTCTCAGAATAATCCTTAGTAATTTCTACTGAATAGCTTTGGTCTACTTTTTTTAAAGTTTTGTATAAATCATGTGATTTGATGGGTTTTAAAAGTAAATGTGCATTATCAATTTTTCTAACTGAATTAAGTATGCTCAGTTCTTCAGAAGAAGAAGAAAGTACTATAAATGGTGAAGTCTCTTTTCGCTGATTGAACAGCTCTGTTATTTTATTTATTGTTTCCAATCCGGACATAATAGGCATATGATAATCCATCAGGATAACATCAAATCTCTCACCTTTCAACAAGATCTCTAAGGCTTTCATCCCATTAGAAGCTAAGGTAGACTTGATATTTTTATAGGTAAGCATGTGCTCAAGAATAATCCTGTTGGTTTCATTATCATCAACCACTAAGGCCGTTTTAATAGTTATTTCCTCCTCCTCTCTCACTTGAGGAATCTCGTAAGGAATCTCAATGTCAAAGAAAAATACAGACCCTTTTTCCCTTACGCTGTTCAGCGACAAATGACTTCCCATATATCCCAGGATAGTGTTAGAAATGGTAAGCCCCAGACCCGTGCCACCATATCGTTTACTGATGGAACTGTTTTCCTGAGTAAAGGCATTAAAAATGTATTTCTGTTTCTCAACAGGGATGCCAATTCCTGTATCTCGTACCGAGAAGCGCAAAGCGATTGTACGATCATTCATGTGCAACTTCTCTACTTTTAGCTCAATCTCTCCCTTTTCTGTAAACTTCACAGCATTCCCCAGAAGATTGATCAAGATCTGTTTTAACCTTGCTTCATCCATATAAAGTATTTTTGGAAGGCCCGGCTCAATATTGAGAAGTAGTTCGATATCTTTTTTCTGGGATTGATAAATGATCACATTTATTACCTGGCTTAACATATCATAAACATCACATTTTTCAATCAAAAGCTCCATTTTTCCGGATTCTATCTTAGAAAAATCCAATATATCATTGATGATGCTAAGCAGGTTTTCTCCTGACTCATTGATGTAATTCAGATATTGCATCTGTGTTTCATTCAGCGGTGTCGTAAGGAGAAGGTCTGAAAAACCAATAACTCCGTTTAAAGGAGTCCTAATCTCGTGACTCATATTGGCCAGAAATTCGGATTTTGCCTTGCTGGCTATATCTGCTGTTTCTTTGGCATTTTTCAATTCTTCATTTATCTTTACAGCATTTGTAATATTCTGTATAGAAATAATTACACCACCTATTTCATCTTTTGTAAGATACCAGGGTCCAACTTTAAGGTCGTAATGCTGGATTTCTTCTTTACCTTCCACTTTTAGCGTAAAATCACCGTTAATATACGTTTTCCCCAATAGTGCATTCTCATAGATCTCTTTTCCTTTTTCGGGAATATTAGGTGATATCGTGAATAGATTATTGCC
The sequence above is drawn from the Chryseobacterium daecheongense genome and encodes:
- a CDS encoding AraC family transcriptional regulator; translated protein: MESPAEILPGVIFYSYLSSEQKQKVCFWNHHTLVLQVSGQLVLETSEQNISISAGEVLLIRKNQLGTLTKTPLPGGHYETIVISLQEDLMRKIILEERMEAAGKYIGLPNLIIPHNEFLKGYFQSIVPYARNSGAQMTDEMGLLKVKEGIKLMILAMPELQNFLFDFSEPYKIDLEKFMLSNYHFNISVEKFSQLTGRSLSGFKRDFQKTFGMPPRKWLQDKRLNEARHLIESKNQRPSSIYLDLGFESLSHFSHAFKKKFGKAPTLVL
- a CDS encoding response regulator, producing the protein MPKKIIRNLKIGVVISLVLLIASSIASYVSIHKQMENRENLIKSKESISLAKDLLNTLLNAETGNRGYQLTGRENFLEPFNKSKDEYPLLVSNKDRLNLKNKDQIKVLNELLDASQMMMKEYALLINNRQQGILMSPEELVQNKEAMDRCRRLVQKFVKHEEVQLAIKNEDLKKSSQWTVLFIIFSAIAAIGVTIFVYIQLKSDLIRRGKLEKDLFDTKEMLEETSSVAQVGGWEVNMKTGKIFWSQSTREIHKLKDDLQPTFENALGFYKGESGERIKYLFNRAIQQGIPFDEELQLLRNDGVTTWVRVKGIPEFEDDICKRVFGIIQDIDAFKKMFLEVSRKEAIMQSFVTDVPVPLAMFDKDLNYIAVSSRWREEFRMNNVDLIGNNLFTISPNIPEKGKEIYENALLGKTYINGDFTLKVEGKEEIQHYDLKVGPWYLTKDEIGGVIISIQNITNAVKINEELKNAKETADIASKAKSEFLANMSHEIRTPLNGVIGFSDLLLTTPLNETQMQYLNYINESGENLLSIINDILDFSKIESGKMELLIEKCDVYDMLSQVINVIIYQSQKKDIELLLNIEPGLPKILYMDEARLKQILINLLGNAVKFTEKGEIELKVEKLHMNDRTIALRFSVRDTGIGIPVEKQKYIFNAFTQENSSISKRYGGTGLGLTISNTILGYMGSHLSLNSVREKGSVFFFDIEIPYEIPQVREEEEITIKTALVVDDNETNRIILEHMLTYKNIKSTLASNGMKALEILLKGERFDVILMDYHMPIMSGLETINKITELFNQRKETSPFIVLSSSSEELSILNSVRKIDNAHLLLKPIKSHDLYKTLKKVDQSYSVEITKDYSEKVTHVFTSELEVLLVDDNVVNMVLNNRIMKSFAPNINLTEAVNGLQALEECRKKHFSIIMMDVQMPIMDGIEATRNIRMLPGYEHIPIIGITAGNVLGEKEKCLEAGMNDFLPKPVKQADLLEVLKKYISV